One Ensifer adhaerens genomic window, CCTATGCCACGGTCGCCGGTCTCCCTGTCAGTGTCGGCCTCTACACCGCCTTCGTTCCGATGATCATCTACGCGCTTCTCGGCACCTCCCGAGTGCTGAGCGTCTCGTCGACCACGACCCTTGCCATTCTCGCCGGAACACAGCTCGGGCTTGCTGTTCCGGATGGCGATCCCGGCAAGTTGATAACGGCAACGGCGACGCTGACGGCGATGACCGGTGGGCTTCTCATCCTGGCTTCGGTTCTTCGCTTCGGGTTCGTCGCCAATTTTATCTCCTCGCCAGTCCTGATTGGCTTCAAGGCCGGCATCGGCCTCGTCATCGTGCTCGACCAGGTGCCGAAGCTGCTTGGCCTCCACATTACCAAGGAGGGCTTTTTCCGGGATATCCTCACCATCGCCGGCCACCTGTCCGAGACCTCGCTGCTGACGCTCGCGATTGCGGCTGCGGCGCTGGTGGCGCTTCTTGCGATGGAACGGCTCTGGCCGCATTCGCCGGCGCCGCTTCTGGCGGTGGCGGCAGGCATTGCGCTCTCCTGGTTCGCTGGCCTCAAGGCGCTTGGTGTCTCCACCGTCGGCTTCATTCCGCAGTCGTTGCCTTCGATCACGCTTCCGAGCCTCGGTCTTGTTCAAGAGCTTCTGCCCGGTGCTCTCGGGATTGCCTTGATGAGCTTCACCGAGACCATCGCCGCCGGACGTGCATTTGCCGCACCTTCCGACCCGCCGATCAGGGCGAACCGCGAACTGCTGGCAACGGGCGCTGCAAACCTTGGTGGCGCATTGTTCGGAGCCATGAGTGCCGGCGGCGGAACATCACAGACGGCTGTCGTTCGCGCTGTCGGCGGACATTCGCAGGTGGCGTCGCTGGTCACCGCTGCGGCAGCGGCTGCCACGATGCTGGTGCTGGCGCCGCTGCTCGGTCTCCTGCCGCAAGCGGTCCTGGCGGCAATCGTCATCGTCTATTCGATGGGGCTTATCAAACCGGCGGATTTCTGGTCGGTCCGCAAGGTCCGGCGAATGGAATTCCAATGGGCGCTGGCCGCCTTCCTCGGCGTCCTGTTCTTCGGGACGCTGCAGGGCATCATCGTCGCAATCGTGCTTTCCTTCATCGGACTGGCGCGCCAGGCGGCATCG contains:
- a CDS encoding SulP family inorganic anion transporter; the encoded protein is MASNEHSLVGDGRGVPAGFRLDVIAGLTAAAVVLPKAMAYATVAGLPVSVGLYTAFVPMIIYALLGTSRVLSVSSTTTLAILAGTQLGLAVPDGDPGKLITATATLTAMTGGLLILASVLRFGFVANFISSPVLIGFKAGIGLVIVLDQVPKLLGLHITKEGFFRDILTIAGHLSETSLLTLAIAAAALVALLAMERLWPHSPAPLLAVAAGIALSWFAGLKALGVSTVGFIPQSLPSITLPSLGLVQELLPGALGIALMSFTETIAAGRAFAAPSDPPIRANRELLATGAANLGGALFGAMSAGGGTSQTAVVRAVGGHSQVASLVTAAAAAATMLVLAPLLGLLPQAVLAAIVIVYSMGLIKPADFWSVRKVRRMEFQWALAAFLGVLFFGTLQGIIVAIVLSFIGLARQAASAKVYVLGRKRGADRLRPLSPDHPDDETFEGLLILRPEGRLFFANAQQVADQAQMLVAKHKPKVLVLDMSRVFDIEYSALQMMMEGERRIGEHGVTVWLAELNPDVLAYVRASGFADQLGPDRLFVNTRTALQHYLASTAPAAA